The genomic interval TCCTGAGTTTTCTGCGTTGGAACCTTCCATCCGCCAGCAGAGATTTCCGGGAGAGCAATGTTTGAAAATCAGGGCTTCAAGTGTAGATCAAGATACTTCAGTCCTGATGCTGTATTGAACAAAACGATGGTGTCATCGGGGTTCACTTGACGCTGAGCGATCAACCGCCGCAACGCAGGTAAACAGGCTGCCCCTTCAGGCGCGGTCAATATGCCTTCGAGGGAAGCGATTTCGTTAATAGCAGCCATGATCTGTTCATCGCTTACGGCGATGGCCGCTCCGCCGCTTCGACGCAGGATGTCAAGCATAAGAAAATCGCCGATAGCGCGGGGAACCCGCAATCCAGCAGCGATAGTGTGCGGGTCAGGGAATTCGTCAGCTTCATCCTGGCCGGCTTCAAACGCCCGGACAATCGGCGCGCAACCCGAAGCCTGAACTGAAATCATGCGTGGTCGGCGCGAGCTGATCCAACCCATCGCCTCCATTTCATCAAACGCTTTCCACATGCCGATCAAACCGGTGCCGCCGCCGGTCGGGTAAACAATCACGTCCGGCAATTGCCAGTTCAACTGTTCAGCCAGCTCATAACCCATTGTCTTCTTGCCCTCGATGCGGTATGGCTCTTTCAATGTTGACATATCGAAAACGTCTTGTTCGTGTTTGAGCTCGGCCAATCGCCGGGCGC from Blastocatellia bacterium carries:
- a CDS encoding threonine synthase, producing the protein MNVTQLRCSKCHAVYPPQRVYQLCRCGKPLLVEYDLAQAARRLTKEALLARPPSLWRYRDVLPVERDENIITLGEGFTPLLNAERLGRRLGLSRLYIKDESYNPTASFKARGMAVAVSMAKELGLTRLAVPSAGNAAGALAAYAARAGVQAYIFMPKDVPKANLIEAAACGARVELVDGVITDCARRLAELKHEQDVFDMSTLKEPYRIEGKKTMGYELAEQLNWQLPDVIVYPTGGGTGLIGMWKAFDEMEAMGWISSRRPRMISVQASGCAPIVRAFEAGQDEADEFPDPHTIAAGLRVPRAIGDFLMLDILRRSGGAAIAVSDEQIMAAINEIASLEGILTAPEGAACLPALRRLIAQRQVNPDDTIVLFNTASGLKYLDLHLKP